The DNA region TTTTTCTACACTATAGTGTATAATCCTGATTTTCGTTTTGTTACGATTATCTCAAAATATAGTGCATCATATATGAAATATAAGGGTCaaattttctgacaaatcGATTGCCGCTATTTATCTTGTAGAATTATTGTCACACTGCGAGAAAAACactaattttgaagaaaagaaaactcaatTTCTGAAACATGACCAAAACATCTCAAAATCGTCCAAAAAGTGTTTCGGTACTAAATAAAGGCATTTTGAGTTAATGTTTTCATTCTAGAGTGAACGGgtcaacattaaaaaaaacaggaacCAGGCGATagtcattatcattatttttaatgcATTTACTCTCTTAATTCTctttatttctattattttgtTATAACATACTGCTTTTCActtatatttatttcgtaaATCTAAATGCATAGACGGCGGTtagtttattaaaatttacattcacCAGACTTTGTTTCCTTATCAGTCAAAGCTGGTGAATTACTCGAAGAGAATCAGTTAATTTTGAGTAACGGTgatacgaaaataaaagtgtACGGCATTGAGCATTCCGTGTCCGACGACCAACATTTAAGGATCCCGAGTCTGATGGACAGCCACGGCGTTTGCCCTAGTCTGCAGATAGGAAACCtctgacgataaaaaaaagagattagGCGCGACGGGCTCACGGTGGCTGAGCCATCCTAATCTGTAAAAGTGAACGGCAGGATCCTGCCCGAGTCCGTAATCCAAGCTTTAGATAGTTAACCAGGATTTTTTGGCTAGACACTACCTAAACCATTTCTTGCCAATTAACAGAGCGGTTccttttaaattcatttaaatgATCTAATTTTGTTTCACACTCATGTGAAATGtttgtaataatttgtttAGTTCCAGCTACTGATATCTATACTGAACTCCATAAAGGTGTTCTAGTTCTGTATCATGAACTGCTTTCCTGTAGCGTCAGTGATGTTATCCACTGTCGGTAAATAGTGTAAATATAGATCAATTACCGACATTCCCtcgaaaatcatttctaaaaatcattttgtatcAGGGAAATCATCAGGGGGGGGCTACTAAATTGGATGTGGAGAATCTAAGATCTGTGGCCTGTCTCAAGCTCTTCTATGTACCGACTGGTGACGACTACGCTTAATAACTGAATAGGAAAAAGTTTTTGCATTAGATGATGTACTCCCTctaaaaaaacttcaatagggtaaaaaaaattggaaacccGTCCGTATGAGTATAATGAGTAGAATAACTGTTGCTAAATAGCTAGAAATTTTACATTTGAGGATAAGCCCTATGGGTCATAAAGGGTACTATGGGTACGATAGAGGCTTGTAGCCGTTCTTTGGTAAAGTTAAAACATTACCgctgtaaaaatttaaaaaaaactaataggatacataaaataaattaataggaATGGGTCAATCCAGATGACAGCGTATCATTCCGAGGAATGGTCCTGTATCGAACGAGATTTCATTATCTCCTTCATAGTCATCTTCGTCACCAAACTAACTTCTCCTTGTTCTTACTTTCATTACTTTCACAGCACGTCACTTCCTCTCTTTTTGCATGAGGAGTAGCGAAAATCCGTGAAACACGGGTTACGTATTATGATATACGTCgtgtgaaaattcaattttattattttacctcGCATGGAAGCTCACGTGGTATCACAAATCAGAATGATACATTGTATACCTCTGAAGATCTTTCAGCGCCAGGAGAAATCAAATTACCGTTATTGTTTTAGAGAATTCTTATCACCAATGAATTGTATGTCTGTTGCCGCTGCTACCAGAGAGTCCAAATAACTAGGCTCCAAATTATAAGACATTAGAATCATAGTTATATACTTTGACGCTCGGTCTGTGCCCAATAGAAACCTCAATCGCGGCTCGGAAATGCTCAACCtgcgataaaattaaaaactaatgAACTGTCatataaaaaagttaatatgTGACACGATAAATAGGATTATTCCATCTGCTACTCACAGTTTTATGAAAACGAGGCCAAGAAGGTTCCATTCCGCAGGCTTAGGGATAACATTGCTAGCAGATAACGAAAAAGTGTTTACAAGAGCTTTCACCGTTTTTCCACATCCGTTCGTGCTGATACATCCATCAACGGCAAACTCGCCTCCAGCCAAGGTTCGCACCATTTCTGGTAAcctaaaatattatacaagcgATAATATCGGTTTTTAGTTTAGAATATCTAGTCTCAACCATAGCAGAACCATCATTACACTTTATCAAGTTTCTCCAAAATTATACGTCGTCTAAGTGTTTTAGGCTCACGCTCTCCAAGCATTGGCAAGAATGTACTGGGATCACCTTCCTCTTGAGAACTTGCATCACCCGATGGTGGTTTTGTCGCATTTATCACAGTTTGGCCTTGGTAAAATGCTCGTACCTACGAGAAATAGACTACTAGTAGGTTCCTAATGGTAGATAATTTGTTGCGGACAGATGACCCTAGATCCAACCCCGTTATACCTTGACCTCTAATTGGGCGCTTGCTTCCTTCAGCACACTGTAATCTGGTAGTGGTTTTAGATCGCGTTTACTATCTTCGTCGTCAGTGTCTTCATCCACTTGGCACGAATTAATCTTGTGGCATAGTTGAACATACTTCTTTTGGAAATTACTGTCCCCCGTATACTtcgtaatttcatttatttttcgctGCTTCAATCCGACATCTCCCGACAAAAGAGCCAAGGAATCCAAAGTAAGCCACTCTTGTAAATAATGTTTGATACGTTCAACAAACCAGCTTGAATCCAACTTATGTTTCCGTGAATCTTGTCTGCCGTGTACTTTATGCGTCTTGCCTTCTTTTGCATTTActttagaaatattatttatacttgaTCGCACATCTTGTTGAACCGCCGAAGTACCAGATTTATCACTTTGGCGTGCCACTGATTCTGTTGGATTTTGAAGGATGGCTATTCCCTCGGCACTTGCATCCTCTTCAACGATTTCGGTGtctaatatatttatagaatTAGCAGCCACATTATTTATAGTATTTGCAACCACATTATCACTCTCTGTTGATGGCAATTTTTCAGACACGATACTATCATCAGTTTGAAGTATTTCGCATGAATCAACAGAGATGTTTTCTCTTCCCAGGTCAACTTCGTCGCCAGGAgtactttttttaattaatccaGTAGGAGGGAGTAGCTGGAAGCAGGGCGTTTCTTTCGGATTCCTCAGCCACAGTGGGCTGGTGAGCATTTGTTCAAGAATGTAATTTGTTGCTCCATAACACCTATtactacagaaattttttctgcgGCTTACATCGTAGACTTTATTACTGCGAGTCGATATGtgatatttttgatttatattcaatatcaATGGATTGTCGCACAGAGCATAACCACATCGTCTCAGTATGGCTCTTTCTTCCACTACATCGTCCATGTGACATCTGTTGATATGCTCCAACtgtagaataaaatatttcatagtTTAAACGGCGCATGcaatataaattatcaatgTACATGGTATTTCAGTAATATTGTTAAATCTTGAACAGCCATTCATCTTACATTTTCCAAAAGCCAAGTTTGGTCGACTGCATTATCTATCAGCCGTTCTACAATTGCTAAGGCTCTAGCATCGCACTGCCGTTTCTTAGTCAGAGCCAACTGCAGTTGTTCCTTGCTGGAAATCAAACGAAACTTGAATGTTTTACCAGCTACCCAGTGAGCtaacaaaatatcaatttgctacctcattttcttttttgttgcGCTCCCATCGTTTCGTTTTCTCGACGTTGATGTCATAGTCGTGTTTCAATACTTCAATGATTTATACctctgatatctgaaaaaaatgacgaattggcgtgaaaaaaactaatatttaGGTTATGTTAGGTGAGGTTAGGGTTGGTTTTGCCGTTGACAAGGTTTTACATGCAGGTATAGTTGGATAATATTCCATCTGCAGCCTGACAATTGAttcaggaaaattttcgatacatTATTGACAGGTACTACATGTGGGTGCTAGGGAGGAATATCGAGGAAATTTGAATCTCCTGTCAAACTGACAGATTGTGTCTTACGTACGAGATTACTGAGCTTACTAAGCATTACACCATACGTTGCAGTATGGAGTCAACAGGAGTCaatcaacaaaaaataatagcaATGAATAGAAAGGAAGACTAACCAACGAATCGAACACACTGACGCCACTCGTGTCGAGCGAGTATAACTAGAACTTCTTTCCGCTTCAGCAATACCATTTTTCCTGCCAATCCAGCTTCTGCTGCTTCTGCTCGCCGTGCGAACTTGCGGGACAAGGTATTTCGTGTGTCAAGTGGCAATGTTCCCCGATAGTTGAAGTAGTAATATTGtactataaaaatttgagaaatgcATTCGGAATCCGTGAGTGTTTCTTGCATAATTGTGCTCACCTTAGCTTCGCTGACTCGGGCGAGGATTCACAAGCTTGAGATAAGGGTGCGTTGataaatcgtatttttttttattccacaatCTATACGAGTACTAGAGACACGCGCGTTGTGTTGTACGTACAGTCATCGGTGAAAAATTCCGAAGGAAAATAATCCATTTCCTTTATTGCAGAACGACGTCAGACCCTACATCGCTCTCAGCACATTTGGATTTTACGAAGGAGGCACTTTGCGCGTAAATTTGACTAATTTTAAGGTAGAACCGGGCGCCGAGGATGCAGTGGTAGGTTTGACGTTTACCCCTCGATTTACCTTGCATACGTATACCTggtttacatatacatacacccaGCAAGATTCATTCTATCACCGACGCTTCACGTATGCCATATAACTGCGTGGTGAGATCAGCTCTTGTCCACATTCGATGGAAAATTAGTATTAGTTTATATTTTGACAACTACCAGTATTTCGTCCATTCGTCCCAACTTTTATCGGACATATTCCAACGGGTTGCAATATCACACAGATGTGCACACAGGAAACTTATCATTTACCCCCTACACTGATAAAGTTTTTATATATTGTGAATTTGGTATCCAATGTGAGAAACGTTTGATTATTCCAAGGTTGTGCGTTTTGCACTCAGAACAATGCGATCGAATAAGCATATTTGCTTGTAACATTATGAAGAGGGGtattgtaatataaatttgattgaatACACATTTATTATAGGATAATGCTAAATGCAGTTACTATTGATAGCAATATAACTTTTCTAGTTTGGATTCAGCTTGGAACGAACTCTCAGCGATGTTAGTAATCCGTACACAGAGAATCAACAAGAAAAATGTCCATTGCAAGATGAAACAGTCCAGTTGAATGAGgccatttatttgaaaatggaTTTGAGGCAGTtaatgtaggtataattaCCGGGGAATGAAAAACATACACTGCATTCCAAGTATCGTTAAAACAGTACTAATATGGgaaatttagaattttaatttttacttcataaaaaatatttacagaatGAACGTAACCtgcaaaaaagaattgaatttaatatcCATTCACCCGAGTGCAGATAAGGTACAAGATAGATTGAAGAGGAATGCAGAAGATTTACAGGATACAACCTCTTTTCGAAGAACAAACCGTGCGGTGTCAGATTTGGGTAAGTGTTACTTCTACTGTTTATGTAATGGGGTTCGCGTTGGTAGATGTGGAAGTTTTTACTTTACTCTACAAGGTCTGTGATATTGGATTAGAGTAACAACTAACATCTTGTATCATTGTAAGCATTTTCAGTATTGGCAaaatatgattgaaaaaaagaaagaacttCTGAGCATTACATTGAACCTTGAAAACAATGTTTTTTCTACTACCGTACTATTGGAGAGATGGTAGGGATGATTTATTCTTCAAGGATTTGTAGCTAACATTAAATTAAATACAAGTATGGTAGCAGCTGGGTGAACCCACAGGTAAAAAAGTCATACCTGATACAAAACTGATACATTCAACCACATATGCTATGAACTGATACATCTATTGATTGGATTagttcagaaaaaataaattaatgatcGCAAGGTGGGCTCTAAGTTTGTGTTTACTTCTAGACATGTTGtaaaatcgaaacaa from Diprion similis isolate iyDipSimi1 chromosome 3, iyDipSimi1.1, whole genome shotgun sequence includes:
- the LOC124404318 gene encoding putative RNA polymerase II subunit B1 CTD phosphatase RPAP2 translates to MTSTSRKRNDGSATKKKMSKEQLQLALTKKRQCDARALAIVERLIDNAVDQTWLLENLEHINRCHMDDVVEERAILRRCGYALCDNPLILNINQKYHISTRSNKVYDVSRRKNFCSNRCYGATNYILEQMLTSPLWLRNPKETPCFQLLPPTGLIKKSTPGDEVDLGRENISVDSCEILQTDDSIVSEKLPSTESDNVVANTINNVAANSINILDTEIVEEDASAEGIAILQNPTESVARQSDKSGTSAVQQDVRSSINNISKVNAKEGKTHKVHGRQDSRKHKLDSSWFVERIKHYLQEWLTLDSLALLSGDVGLKQRKINEITKYTGDSNFQKKYVQLCHKINSCQVDEDTDDEDSKRDLKPLPDYSVLKEASAQLEVKVRAFYQGQTVINATKPPSGDASSQEEGDPSTFLPMLGEREPKTLRRRIILEKLDKVLPEMVRTLAGGEFAVDGCISTNGCGKTVKALVNTFSLSASNVIPKPAEWNLLGLVFIKLLSISEPRLRFLLGTDRASKYITMILMSYNLEPSYLDSLVAAATDIQFIGDKNSLKQ